A single region of the Acidobacteriota bacterium genome encodes:
- a CDS encoding dihydrodipicolinate reductase C-terminal domain-containing protein, giving the protein MKIALFGYGKMGHMLEQAAARHQLDIACVIDPIVGGRGELRDADVCIDFTRPDVVIENLQLAANAGKSIVIGTTGWYDKLSEARMIVETANIGLVYGSNFSIGVNLMFKIVEYAAKLFKDFDSYDPFLEEAHHKFKLDAPSGTALSLKQRIDEVYGRSTPTASTRAGYIPGTHTVGFDSEVDTLTITHTARSRAGFAEGAIVAAKWIEARKGFYEFPQIFGEHA; this is encoded by the coding sequence ATGAAAATCGCACTCTTCGGTTATGGCAAAATGGGACATATGCTTGAGCAGGCAGCGGCGCGTCATCAACTCGACATTGCTTGCGTGATTGACCCGATTGTTGGCGGTCGCGGCGAACTTCGAGACGCAGACGTGTGCATCGATTTCACCCGACCCGATGTCGTAATTGAGAATTTGCAATTAGCCGCCAACGCCGGTAAATCAATAGTCATTGGCACCACCGGCTGGTATGACAAACTCAGTGAAGCGCGAATGATTGTCGAAACCGCAAACATCGGATTGGTGTACGGCTCGAACTTCAGCATCGGCGTCAACCTGATGTTCAAAATCGTCGAATACGCGGCAAAGCTTTTTAAAGATTTCGACAGCTACGACCCGTTTTTGGAAGAGGCGCATCACAAATTCAAACTGGATGCGCCATCGGGCACGGCGCTTTCATTGAAACAGCGAATCGACGAGGTATATGGCAGGTCAACGCCGACGGCAAGCACCCGCGCCGGATACATTCCCGGCACGCATACGGTCGGCTTCGATTCGGAAGTCGATACCTTGACGATTACCCACACGGCGCGCAGTCGCGCAGGTTTCGCCGAAGGCGCGATTGTTGCGGCAAAGTGGATTGAAGCGCGAAAAGGCTTCTATGAATTTCCGCAAATTTTTGGCGAACATGCTTAA
- the asd gene encoding aspartate-semialdehyde dehydrogenase, whose protein sequence is MSNKIPVGILGATGAVGQKFVKLLENHPWFETAELAASDRSAGKAYKDATLWRQYSPIPDALKDKEVKSCEPNLNCKVVFSGLDASVAGEVEEAFARAGYIVLSNSKNHRMDEDVPLLVPEVNHQHLSLIKTQRERRGWNGAIVTNPNCSTIGLVMAIAPLHQAFGVNRLIVSTMQAVSGAGYPGLSAIDMLGNVIPFIGGEEDKVETEPLKIMGTFDGDKIRFADCKISAHTNRVFVEDGHMECVSVELEKKATPDEVAEVLANFRSLPQELKLPFAPAQPVIVTSERDRPQPRFDRDAGNGMSAVVGRIRTCPVFDIRFVVLSHNTVRGAAGAAILNAEIMKAQGMLD, encoded by the coding sequence ATGAGTAACAAAATTCCTGTAGGCATATTGGGCGCGACCGGAGCGGTCGGACAGAAATTCGTCAAATTACTGGAAAATCATCCGTGGTTTGAAACTGCGGAACTCGCCGCCTCTGACCGTTCGGCGGGCAAAGCTTACAAAGACGCGACCCTGTGGCGACAATATTCGCCCATCCCCGATGCGCTGAAAGACAAAGAAGTAAAATCTTGTGAACCCAACCTCAATTGCAAAGTCGTCTTTTCGGGACTCGACGCTTCGGTTGCAGGCGAAGTCGAAGAGGCGTTCGCGCGCGCCGGTTACATCGTCTTGAGCAATTCAAAAAATCATCGCATGGATGAAGACGTGCCTTTGCTTGTACCCGAAGTCAATCACCAACATCTCAGCTTAATTAAAACCCAACGAGAACGGCGCGGCTGGAACGGCGCAATCGTCACCAATCCGAACTGCTCGACCATCGGCTTGGTGATGGCGATTGCGCCGCTACATCAGGCGTTCGGCGTCAACCGCTTGATCGTTTCGACGATGCAGGCGGTTTCGGGCGCGGGCTATCCGGGACTTTCGGCAATCGATATGCTCGGCAATGTGATTCCGTTTATCGGCGGCGAAGAAGACAAAGTCGAAACCGAACCGTTGAAAATCATGGGCACGTTTGATGGCGATAAAATTCGTTTTGCCGATTGCAAAATCAGCGCCCATACCAATCGCGTCTTCGTTGAAGACGGGCATATGGAATGCGTTTCCGTTGAACTCGAAAAGAAAGCCACCCCCGACGAGGTCGCAGAGGTTCTTGCCAATTTCCGTTCGTTGCCACAGGAGTTGAAATTGCCGTTTGCGCCCGCCCAACCGGTTATCGTCACCAGCGAGCGCGACCGCCCGCAACCACGCTTTGACCGCGACGCAGGCAACGGCATGAGCGCCGTTGTCGGACGCATTCGCACTTGCCCGGTGTTCGATATTCGTTTCGTCGTTTTGTCGCATAATACGGTTCGCGGCGCGGCCGGCGCGGCAATCCTCAATGCGGAAATTATGAAAGCTCAGGGAATGCTGGATTAG
- a CDS encoding aspartate kinase yields the protein MIVMKFGGTSVEDAACIERVAEIVKARVALRPTVVVSAMGKTTRKLLQAAKASAAGDAKTTLAIVADLKARHASEARQLIKTQWSAFDLIEKYFAELKKLLEGLAILGEVPPRGLDKILAYGELLSSAIVADAFAERGLKTRLLDARELIKTDERFGGASPIFEITNANLQQVIVPLAEDNTVAVIQGFIGSTREGATTTLGFEGSDYTAAIIGAAMNADDIQIWKDVSGLMTCDPRIYKGAKTVKTCSFTEAAALTYFGAKVLHPKAIHPAARKNIPVHIYNSKAPEATGTAITERVQRCANAIKSIAYKRPITVINATIETIGEEEQSFLPEDSLKTIINEMIKHRVAPLITAVSGLNMAFAVDSVAMDETTERDLLAEISKFTNATIEHDKAIISLVGTELNEDATLAGRVFKALEAVTVNAILHGSSPIMMNIVMAASDVEMVISKLHEVFFSELDTTVFES from the coding sequence ATGATAGTAATGAAATTTGGCGGCACTTCTGTGGAAGATGCCGCCTGCATCGAACGAGTCGCAGAGATTGTTAAAGCGCGGGTGGCGCTTCGCCCGACGGTCGTGGTTTCGGCAATGGGCAAGACGACGCGCAAACTTCTGCAAGCGGCAAAAGCCTCGGCGGCGGGTGATGCCAAAACCACTCTCGCCATCGTTGCCGATTTGAAAGCGCGACACGCCAGCGAAGCGCGCCAGTTGATTAAAACTCAATGGAGCGCGTTTGATTTAATCGAAAAATATTTCGCCGAGTTGAAAAAACTGCTTGAAGGGTTAGCGATTTTAGGCGAAGTGCCGCCGCGCGGTCTGGATAAAATTCTCGCCTATGGTGAATTGCTGTCGTCGGCAATCGTCGCCGATGCCTTTGCCGAACGCGGGTTAAAGACCAGACTTCTCGATGCCCGCGAACTCATCAAAACCGATGAACGATTTGGCGGCGCATCACCGATTTTTGAAATCACTAACGCCAATTTGCAGCAAGTGATTGTGCCGCTCGCGGAAGACAACACGGTAGCCGTGATCCAAGGTTTCATCGGCTCAACCCGCGAGGGCGCGACCACAACCCTCGGATTTGAAGGCTCGGATTACACCGCAGCGATCATCGGCGCGGCAATGAATGCCGATGATATTCAAATCTGGAAAGATGTTTCGGGGCTGATGACTTGCGACCCGCGCATTTATAAAGGCGCAAAAACCGTCAAGACCTGTTCGTTTACCGAAGCCGCGGCGCTCACCTATTTCGGCGCCAAGGTCTTGCATCCGAAAGCCATTCACCCGGCGGCGCGAAAAAATATTCCGGTGCATATTTACAATTCCAAAGCGCCTGAAGCGACGGGCACCGCAATCACCGAGCGCGTTCAACGCTGCGCCAATGCGATTAAATCAATCGCCTATAAACGCCCGATTACGGTGATTAACGCGACCATTGAAACCATCGGCGAAGAGGAACAAAGCTTTTTGCCGGAAGATTCACTAAAAACCATCATCAACGAAATGATTAAACACCGCGTCGCGCCGCTCATCACAGCGGTGTCGGGATTGAATATGGCTTTTGCGGTCGATAGCGTGGCGATGGATGAAACGACCGAACGTGACTTGCTCGCGGAAATTTCTAAATTCACCAACGCGACCATTGAACATGACAAAGCGATTATTTCTCTGGTTGGCACCGAGCTTAACGAAGATGCAACGCTTGCCGGTCGCGTCTTTAAAGCATTGGAAGCCGTCACAGTCAATGCGATATTGCACGGTTCATCGCCGATTATGATGAACATCGTGATGGCTGCAAGCGATGTCGAAATGGTCATTTCTAAATTGCACGAGGTTTTTTTCAGTGAACTCGACACAACAGTTTTTGAATCCTAG
- a CDS encoding four helix bundle protein — protein MASQNYRDLIVWQKAMDLVEAVYSETKNFPKEEIYGLTSQLRRAAISIPSNIAEGQGRKSAGEFAHFLSIAYGSLREVETQILIAERLGYLPPQASQNIIVLTSEIGRSINGLSNSLQR, from the coding sequence ATGGCAAGTCAGAATTACAGAGATTTAATAGTCTGGCAAAAAGCTATGGATTTAGTTGAAGCAGTTTATTCTGAGACGAAGAATTTTCCCAAAGAAGAGATTTATGGATTAACTAGCCAACTTCGCAGAGCAGCCATATCTATTCCGTCTAATATTGCGGAGGGGCAAGGACGCAAGTCTGCTGGAGAGTTTGCACACTTTCTCTCCATCGCTTATGGTTCTCTGCGCGAAGTCGAAACGCAAATACTGATAGCTGAAAGGCTCGGTTATTTGCCGCCACAGGCTTCACAAAACATAATCGTGCTTACATCAGAAATTGGTCGTTCAATTAACGGGCTTTCTAATTCTCTTCAAAGGTAG